From one Chryseobacterium sp. 3008163 genomic stretch:
- a CDS encoding SRPBCC family protein, whose protein sequence is MVHQLKREQQLNCDIGTAWKFFSSANNLSKITPKDMNFIVRTKLENDEIYEGMTIDYYVSPLLGIKMDWRTEITQVDQSRSFTDFQMKGPYKLWNHFHEFIPNEKGVLIKDTVDYELPMGFLGEIAHKLFVKNKLEQIFSYRFNILEEMFNSKKE, encoded by the coding sequence ATGGTACACCAACTTAAAAGAGAACAACAATTAAACTGTGATATAGGAACTGCCTGGAAATTCTTTTCATCAGCCAATAATCTTTCTAAAATCACTCCGAAAGACATGAATTTCATCGTTCGAACAAAATTGGAGAACGACGAAATTTACGAAGGAATGACTATCGATTATTATGTTTCACCACTTTTAGGCATTAAAATGGATTGGCGAACAGAAATTACACAAGTCGATCAAAGCAGAAGTTTCACAGACTTTCAAATGAAAGGACCTTATAAATTGTGGAATCATTTTCATGAATTTATTCCAAATGAAAAAGGTGTTTTAATAAAAGATACCGTGGACTATGAACTTCCGATGGGATTTTTAGGTGAAATTGCTCACAAACTTTTTGTGAAAAATAAATTGGAACAAATTTTCAGTTACCGTTTTAATATTCTGGAAGAAATGTTTAATTCTAAAAAAGAATAA
- a CDS encoding phytoene desaturase family protein, whose amino-acid sequence MSKIAIIGSGFSGLSAAAYSAQKGHEVHVFEKNSSLGGRARKFVTDKGYTFDMGPSWYWMPDIIENFFSDFGKKTSNFFELIPLNPQFEMVFSDGNMQIPHDYEEMKNLFESTEKGAGKKLDEFMKDAQYKYEVGMKDFVNKPCHSWFEFVSPKIAKSALKLDLLSNFHKFVRKYFKDPKLIMLMEFPVIFLGAAPKDIPALYSLMNYGGYKLGTWYPMGGFSKIIDAMADVAKEQGVQFHLNSNIDSIKINQNKATAVSVNGKDIEFDSIIASSDYHHTENSLLSKEYRNYTEDYWKKRTFAPSCLIYYLGFNEKIPNLKHHTLFFENDLDLHTTEIYDDKKWPTKPLFYVCCPSKTDPNVAPENCENVFLLMPVATGLEDSEEVREKYFNEMILRLEKHTETSDLKSKLDYKKSYCIKDFKEDYNAYEGNAYGLANTLSQTAVLKPSLRNKKVSNLFYTGQLTVPGPGVPPSIISGKIAAIEATK is encoded by the coding sequence ATGAGTAAGATAGCAATCATAGGCTCAGGATTTTCAGGATTGTCGGCTGCTGCTTACTCTGCGCAGAAAGGTCACGAAGTTCATGTATTTGAAAAAAACAGCAGTTTAGGTGGAAGAGCAAGAAAATTTGTTACAGATAAGGGCTACACTTTTGATATGGGCCCAAGCTGGTATTGGATGCCGGATATTATTGAAAACTTCTTCTCAGATTTTGGTAAAAAAACGTCAAACTTTTTTGAACTAATTCCGCTAAATCCGCAGTTTGAAATGGTTTTTTCGGACGGAAACATGCAGATTCCTCATGATTATGAAGAGATGAAAAATCTTTTTGAATCTACAGAAAAAGGCGCAGGCAAAAAGCTGGATGAATTTATGAAAGATGCTCAATACAAATATGAAGTCGGGATGAAAGATTTCGTCAACAAACCTTGTCATTCCTGGTTCGAATTTGTTTCTCCAAAGATTGCTAAGAGTGCTTTAAAACTTGATTTATTATCCAATTTCCACAAATTTGTCAGAAAATATTTTAAAGATCCAAAACTCATTATGTTGATGGAATTCCCAGTAATTTTTCTGGGAGCCGCCCCGAAAGACATTCCCGCATTATACAGTTTGATGAATTACGGTGGTTATAAACTCGGAACATGGTATCCGATGGGCGGATTTTCAAAAATCATTGATGCAATGGCAGATGTAGCGAAAGAACAAGGGGTTCAATTTCATCTAAATTCAAATATAGATTCAATAAAAATCAATCAAAATAAAGCTACTGCCGTTTCTGTGAATGGAAAAGATATTGAATTTGACAGCATAATCGCATCGTCAGATTATCATCACACAGAAAACAGTTTACTTTCGAAAGAATACAGGAATTATACGGAAGATTACTGGAAAAAAAGAACTTTCGCCCCTTCATGTTTAATTTATTATTTAGGATTTAACGAAAAAATTCCAAATCTGAAACATCACACTTTGTTTTTTGAAAATGATCTGGATTTGCATACCACCGAAATATACGATGATAAAAAATGGCCTACAAAACCATTATTTTATGTGTGCTGTCCATCTAAGACTGACCCAAATGTCGCTCCTGAAAATTGTGAAAATGTTTTTCTCTTAATGCCGGTTGCAACTGGATTGGAAGATAGCGAAGAAGTAAGAGAAAAATACTTTAATGAAATGATTCTCAGACTTGAAAAACACACTGAAACATCTGATTTAAAATCAAAATTGGATTATAAAAAAAGCTATTGCATCAAAGATTTTAAAGAAGATTATAATGCTTATGAAGGAAATGCATACGGATTGGCGAACACGCTTTCTCAAACGGCAGTTTTAAAACCTTCATTAAGAAATAAAAAAGTAAGCAATTTATTCTATACCGGACAGTTGACGGTTCCGGGACCAGGAGTTCCACCGTCAATTATTTCGGGAAAAATTGCAGCCATCGAAGCCACCAAATAA
- a CDS encoding IS3 family transposase has protein sequence MDELRKEIKQYITYYNNDRIRLNLKGKSPIQYRTLSSNYIV, from the coding sequence ATCGATGAGCTTAGAAAAGAAATAAAACAATACATCACTTATTACAACAACGACAGAATAAGGTTAAATTTAAAAGGAAAGAGCCCGATACAGTACCGAACTCTTTCATCTAATTATATTGTTTAA
- a CDS encoding pyruvate dehydrogenase complex dihydrolipoamide acetyltransferase, with the protein MAEVITMPRLSDTMTEGKVAKWHKKVGDKIKEGDILAEIETDKAVQDFESEIEGTLLFVGVEEGAAAAVDSILAIIGQEGEDISSLKGGNAPAAEGASEEKKSEEESKTENESTSVEQTSAEVPAGVEVITMPRLSDTMTEGKVAKWHKNVGDTVKEGDLLAEIETDKAVQDFESEFNGVLLKQGVEEGGAAPVDSVLAIIGPEGTDVSGVGAAKPATKSEDKPAEQKSAAKAEEKSVAQTANTSSSDRVAISPLAKKIAQDKGVDINSLQGSGENGRIVKKDIENYQPSQKSEAAPAQNNAAAQVALSFVQGEDTETPNSQVRNIIAKRLAESKFSAPHYYLMVEINMDKAIEARKEINSLPDTKISFNDMIIKATAVALRKHPQVNSSWAGDKVIHRGNINVGVAVAIPDGLVVPVLKNTDQMNYTQISAAVKDMAGRAKSKGLKANEMEGSTFSISNLGMFGIETFTSIINQPNAAILSVGAIVEKPIVKDGQIVVGNLMKLSLACDHRVVDGATGAQFLQTLKTYLESPLTLLL; encoded by the coding sequence ATGGCAGAAGTTATTACAATGCCACGTCTTTCCGACACGATGACGGAAGGTAAGGTGGCGAAATGGCATAAAAAAGTAGGAGATAAAATAAAGGAAGGAGATATTTTAGCTGAAATTGAAACAGATAAAGCGGTTCAGGATTTCGAATCTGAAATTGAAGGAACTCTTTTATTTGTAGGAGTTGAAGAAGGTGCTGCTGCGGCAGTTGATTCTATTTTAGCAATTATCGGTCAAGAAGGTGAAGATATTTCTTCTTTAAAAGGAGGAAATGCTCCGGCGGCTGAAGGTGCTTCTGAAGAGAAAAAATCTGAAGAAGAATCTAAAACTGAAAACGAATCTACAAGCGTTGAGCAAACTTCAGCTGAAGTTCCTGCAGGAGTAGAAGTAATTACAATGCCAAGACTTTCTGATACAATGACAGAAGGTAAGGTAGCTAAATGGCACAAAAACGTTGGAGATACAGTAAAAGAAGGAGACTTACTTGCTGAGATCGAAACAGATAAAGCAGTTCAGGATTTTGAATCTGAATTCAATGGAGTTCTTCTAAAACAAGGTGTTGAAGAAGGCGGAGCTGCACCAGTTGACAGTGTTTTGGCAATTATCGGCCCTGAAGGAACTGATGTTTCAGGAGTTGGAGCTGCAAAACCGGCAACAAAATCTGAAGACAAACCAGCTGAGCAAAAATCTGCAGCGAAAGCAGAAGAGAAATCGGTTGCACAAACTGCAAATACTTCTTCATCGGACAGAGTAGCTATTTCTCCTTTAGCTAAAAAAATAGCTCAGGATAAAGGCGTTGACATCAACAGTCTTCAAGGTTCTGGTGAAAACGGAAGAATTGTGAAAAAAGATATTGAAAACTATCAGCCTTCACAAAAATCTGAAGCTGCTCCGGCACAAAATAATGCTGCTGCTCAGGTTGCTTTAAGCTTTGTACAGGGAGAAGATACAGAAACTCCAAACTCTCAGGTAAGAAATATCATTGCGAAACGTCTTGCTGAAAGTAAGTTCTCTGCTCCTCACTATTATCTAATGGTTGAAATCAACATGGATAAAGCGATTGAGGCAAGAAAAGAAATCAACTCATTACCAGATACTAAAATTTCATTCAACGATATGATTATTAAGGCGACAGCAGTTGCTTTAAGAAAACATCCGCAGGTGAACTCAAGCTGGGCAGGAGATAAAGTAATTCACAGAGGAAACATCAATGTTGGAGTAGCAGTTGCGATTCCTGACGGATTGGTAGTTCCGGTTCTAAAGAATACAGACCAAATGAATTACACTCAGATTTCTGCTGCTGTGAAAGATATGGCTGGAAGAGCAAAATCTAAAGGTCTTAAAGCAAACGAAATGGAAGGGTCTACATTCTCTATCTCAAACTTAGGAATGTTCGGAATTGAAACCTTTACAAGTATTATCAATCAACCAAATGCTGCAATTCTTTCAGTAGGTGCTATTGTTGAGAAACCAATCGTAAAAGATGGTCAAATTGTAGTAGGGAATCTTATGAAACTTTCATTAGCGTGTGACCACAGAGTAGTTGATGGTGCTACGGGAGCTCAGTTCTTGCAGACATTAAAAACATATTTAGAAAGTCCATTAACATTGTTACTGTAA
- a CDS encoding GLPGLI family protein gives MIQTKTLLIAIFTFLSLYFTAQSQRFAYEYVFVKDSTKMNDKESELMYLDVSKKGSKFFSQKREIADSLHLEIVKNQNKDFSGIDYGLVVYVVEKSYPDFKINLFDNLDMSKYKISDNRKMDWKILSEKETIGDLNAQKATCNFAGRTWTAWFVSDIPIQDGPYKFNGLPGLIIKIEDKTKSHSFVLKEIKKLRSDQEWKSDGEKKSFNAIIAIDQEKYKKQFKDNRENPTKGMRQMMSGGNKIMMIDEKGKPLDIEEMMRDMEKNAKANNAKNNNVLELDLLQ, from the coding sequence ATGATACAAACGAAAACATTACTAATTGCTATTTTTACATTTTTAAGTCTATATTTTACTGCACAAAGCCAACGATTTGCATACGAATATGTATTCGTAAAAGACTCTACAAAAATGAATGACAAAGAGTCTGAGCTCATGTATCTTGATGTCTCCAAAAAAGGTTCGAAATTCTTCAGCCAGAAAAGAGAAATAGCAGATTCTCTACATTTGGAGATTGTAAAAAATCAAAATAAAGATTTTAGCGGAATTGACTATGGATTAGTTGTATATGTAGTTGAAAAATCTTATCCTGATTTTAAAATAAATTTATTTGATAACCTTGATATGAGTAAATACAAGATTTCTGATAATCGCAAAATGGATTGGAAGATTCTTTCGGAAAAAGAAACAATTGGAGATTTAAATGCCCAAAAAGCAACCTGTAATTTTGCCGGAAGAACGTGGACAGCCTGGTTTGTATCTGACATTCCCATTCAGGATGGCCCTTACAAATTTAATGGTTTGCCTGGATTAATTATTAAAATTGAAGATAAAACTAAATCGCATTCATTTGTTCTGAAAGAAATCAAAAAATTACGGTCTGATCAAGAATGGAAAAGTGACGGAGAAAAGAAAAGTTTTAATGCCATAATTGCCATAGATCAGGAAAAATACAAGAAACAGTTTAAAGATAACAGAGAAAATCCAACAAAAGGTATGCGTCAAATGATGTCTGGAGGTAATAAAATAATGATGATAGATGAAAAAGGGAAGCCTTTGGACATTGAGGAAATGATGCGTGACATGGAAAAAAATGCTAAAGCAAATAATGCTAAGAACAATAATGTTTTGGAACTGGATTTACTACAATAA
- a CDS encoding phytoene/squalene synthase family protein, giving the protein MKKLFDDLSYKISKQTTKQYSTSFSLGILALSPKIRNSIYAIYGYVRLADEIVDSFHDFDRSTLLARFREQTNQALEEKISLNPILQCFQETIHRYEIDVQLIYQFLDSMEMDLQKIDYNSDLYKQYILGSAEVVGLMCLHIFVNGNKEQYKILKPSAMKLGSAFQKVNFLRDLKDDYQVLGRTYFPNVDITDFDNSVKEHIENDIQQEFKEALEGIKSLPNSARFGVYLAYRYYISLFRKIKRTPAKKIINQRIRISNGRKFSLMMSSYVQYKISYL; this is encoded by the coding sequence ATGAAAAAACTATTTGACGATCTCTCTTACAAGATCAGTAAACAGACCACAAAGCAGTACAGCACCAGTTTTTCATTGGGTATTTTGGCTTTGTCACCAAAAATTAGAAATTCAATTTACGCTATCTACGGATATGTGCGTTTAGCGGATGAAATTGTCGACAGCTTCCATGATTTTGACCGTTCTACTCTATTGGCACGCTTCAGAGAGCAGACGAATCAGGCTTTGGAAGAAAAAATTTCTTTAAATCCTATTTTGCAATGCTTTCAGGAAACCATTCATCGGTATGAAATTGATGTACAATTGATTTACCAATTTCTCGACAGTATGGAAATGGATCTTCAGAAAATTGATTACAATTCAGATTTATATAAACAATATATTCTCGGTTCTGCAGAAGTTGTTGGTTTAATGTGTCTTCATATTTTTGTGAACGGAAATAAAGAGCAATATAAAATACTGAAACCTTCGGCGATGAAATTGGGTTCGGCTTTTCAGAAAGTCAATTTTTTGAGAGATTTGAAAGATGATTATCAGGTTTTGGGGCGCACTTATTTTCCTAATGTTGATATTACTGATTTTGATAATTCGGTGAAAGAACATATTGAGAATGATATTCAGCAAGAATTTAAAGAAGCTTTAGAAGGCATTAAAAGTTTACCAAACTCAGCGAGATTTGGCGTTTATTTGGCGTACAGATATTATATTTCGTTATTTAGAAAAATTAAAAGAACTCCGGCAAAAAAAATTATCAATCAAAGAATCAGAATTTCAAACGGAAGAAAATTTTCGCTGATGATGAGCAGTTATGTTCAATACAAAATATCTTATTTATAG
- a CDS encoding lycopene cyclase domain-containing protein, whose protein sequence is MWQYTYLAINFFTVIICFLFSFHPKIKFHKHFKAFIMASFSVALFFIAWDVWFTDIGVWWFNDRYLMGKRLFGLPIEELMFFICIPFSCVFTYFCLDKFFKLDWKESLEKIFVIVSIIILLCLAVHFEDKIYPFVTFLTTAISLFILCFILKARWIGKASFIYLILMPGFLAVNGILTGTGLDSPIVNYNPERIIGLRILTIPVEDTVYGYEMILWNIFLFYKFKKEENNPDLI, encoded by the coding sequence ATGTGGCAATACACGTATTTGGCGATTAATTTTTTCACTGTGATTATCTGTTTTTTATTTTCATTTCATCCGAAAATAAAGTTTCACAAACATTTTAAAGCGTTTATTATGGCTTCTTTTTCAGTAGCTTTATTTTTTATTGCTTGGGATGTTTGGTTTACTGATATTGGAGTTTGGTGGTTTAATGACCGATATCTGATGGGAAAAAGATTGTTTGGACTTCCGATTGAAGAGTTGATGTTTTTTATCTGTATTCCTTTCTCATGTGTGTTTACTTATTTTTGTTTAGATAAATTTTTCAAACTCGATTGGAAAGAAAGTCTTGAAAAGATATTTGTAATCGTTTCAATTATAATTTTACTTTGTTTAGCGGTTCATTTTGAAGACAAAATTTATCCTTTCGTTACGTTTCTCACCACAGCGATCAGTCTTTTCATTCTATGCTTTATTTTAAAAGCAAGATGGATTGGTAAAGCTTCCTTTATTTATTTAATACTGATGCCCGGCTTTCTCGCAGTCAACGGAATCCTCACAGGAACCGGGCTCGACTCTCCTATTGTCAATTACAATCCTGAGAGAATAATTGGATTAAGAATTTTAACAATACCTGTCGAAGACACCGTTTATGGTTACGAAATGATTCTATGGAATATCTTTTTATTTTATAAATTTAAAAAAGAAGAAAACAATCCTGATTTGATATAG
- a CDS encoding MarR family winged helix-turn-helix transcriptional regulator: MNIDLVKDTVALLEEFNLNNTNSDYPSTIEGFKTWIFNQESKKQSIQDNDTDWEGKENGRTAESAISTLLVHLNRYAKTYSKSAISDSDFSTQEDFIYLITLKSFGTMSKIDLIKKNIHDKPVGNLVINRLLKQGWIVQDDSTQDKRIKLIHITEKGLKALENQMEKIRQATKIVSGNLTRSEKIDLIRILNKLDHFHHPIYNKNIDSKDLINTVYRDFTFENN; encoded by the coding sequence ATGAATATTGATTTAGTAAAAGATACTGTAGCTCTTCTCGAGGAATTTAATTTGAATAATACCAATTCAGATTATCCATCAACCATTGAAGGCTTTAAAACCTGGATTTTTAATCAGGAATCTAAAAAACAATCAATACAAGATAACGACACAGATTGGGAAGGAAAAGAAAACGGAAGAACTGCAGAAAGTGCCATCAGCACCTTATTAGTACACCTTAATCGATATGCAAAAACATATTCAAAGTCAGCAATTTCAGATTCTGACTTTTCTACTCAGGAAGATTTTATTTATTTAATTACCCTTAAATCATTTGGGACAATGTCTAAAATCGATTTAATTAAAAAAAACATTCACGATAAACCTGTGGGAAATCTTGTGATCAATCGACTTCTGAAACAAGGATGGATTGTGCAAGATGATTCTACACAAGATAAAAGAATCAAATTAATTCACATAACAGAAAAAGGTTTGAAAGCTCTTGAAAATCAAATGGAAAAGATTCGTCAGGCTACAAAAATTGTTTCAGGAAATCTTACTCGTTCAGAAAAAATCGACTTGATTCGGATTTTAAATAAACTGGATCATTTCCATCATCCTATTTATAACAAAAATATTGACAGCAAAGATCTTATAAACACCGTTTATAGAGATTTTACATTTGAAAATAATTAA
- a CDS encoding T9SS type A sorting domain-containing protein: MKKNSFFTFRKTLLACGVILNFISLQAQQWENVGASANVSAGNSSYNNLVVDASGNYFLSYYDGSVAKGSVQKFDGSSWSYLGGAPGITSGTALYNSLSIDALGNVFYTNQGTGLEVRKFSGNAWSPLTSATTNAVNYHASAVSPTNTLFTYASDGSGTVRRLVNNTWEQVGNAGFSGGATFAEMVIGTNNKVYTCNVLSGVRVYENSTTATSTDTWTILGGAIVDASSSGEQYTSDIAIDGSNNIYVAYISTSALGRKINVKKWNGTAWSQVGNANFSLKAVQHLAIAVTSSGNPYVVASQWDSSDGNHLRNTVYKFDSTSNTWSTLGGDFVSDGQVTYNDLFVDSTNNYLVLAYSQGSTRVKRISLSALSVSDTRKEVSAIYPNPTTGIIYFKGDDKIKSVEITNTVGRIIKSKNDAEKVDISNAPTGVYFVTIKTSTGKTTTKKIIKNKFHIIV; the protein is encoded by the coding sequence ATGAAAAAAAACTCCTTTTTTACATTTAGAAAAACACTCTTAGCCTGTGGGGTTATTCTAAATTTTATTTCTTTACAAGCTCAGCAATGGGAAAATGTAGGTGCATCAGCCAATGTCTCTGCAGGTAATTCTAGCTACAATAATTTGGTAGTTGATGCTTCCGGAAATTACTTTTTATCATACTATGATGGTTCTGTGGCGAAAGGTTCTGTACAAAAATTTGATGGATCATCTTGGTCATATCTTGGAGGAGCTCCAGGAATAACTTCAGGTACTGCTCTTTACAACTCCCTTTCAATAGATGCTTTAGGAAATGTTTTTTATACTAATCAGGGTACAGGATTAGAGGTTCGTAAATTCAGTGGCAATGCGTGGTCGCCCTTGACAAGTGCTACAACCAATGCAGTTAATTATCATGCATCTGCCGTATCACCAACCAACACTTTATTCACCTATGCTTCAGATGGTTCCGGAACAGTAAGACGATTAGTAAATAATACATGGGAACAAGTCGGAAATGCAGGATTTTCTGGCGGTGCTACTTTTGCAGAGATGGTTATCGGTACAAATAATAAAGTATACACCTGTAATGTCTTAAGTGGAGTAAGAGTTTATGAAAACTCAACTACTGCAACCTCTACAGATACCTGGACAATACTGGGAGGTGCGATTGTAGATGCTTCGTCTTCGGGGGAGCAATACACTTCTGATATTGCAATCGATGGCAGTAATAATATATATGTAGCTTATATATCTACTTCTGCTCTCGGAAGAAAAATCAATGTGAAAAAGTGGAACGGTACTGCCTGGTCACAAGTTGGTAACGCTAATTTTTCATTGAAGGCTGTACAGCATCTTGCGATTGCCGTCACTTCAAGCGGCAATCCTTACGTTGTGGCAAGTCAATGGGATAGCAGTGACGGAAATCATTTAAGAAATACGGTTTATAAATTTGACAGCACATCAAATACCTGGTCTACATTAGGAGGAGATTTTGTTTCGGATGGACAGGTTACTTATAATGATTTGTTCGTAGATTCTACCAATAATTACTTGGTTTTAGCATACTCACAGGGTTCAACAAGAGTGAAAAGAATTTCGTTATCTGCTTTATCAGTAAGTGATACTAGAAAAGAAGTTTCCGCTATATACCCAAATCCTACTACAGGAATTATATATTTCAAAGGGGATGACAAAATAAAATCTGTTGAAATTACCAATACCGTTGGAAGAATAATTAAATCTAAAAACGATGCTGAGAAAGTAGATATTTCAAACGCACCAACAGGAGTTTACTTCGTAACTATCAAAACATCAACAGGAAAGACTACAACTAAAAAAATCATTAAAAATAAATTTCATATCATAGTTTAG
- the pdhA gene encoding pyruvate dehydrogenase (acetyl-transferring) E1 component subunit alpha, with the protein MKEFSKEVYLKWYEDMTMWRRFEDKCRSLYLKQKIRGFLHLYNGQEAIPAGFTHAMDLTKDSMITAYRCHIHPMAMGVDPKRIMAELCGKATGTSGGMGGSMHIFSKEHRFYGGHGIVGGQIPLGAGIAFADKYFDRKAVNICFFGDGAARQGSLHETFNMAMNWKLPVVFVVENNQYAMGTSVKRTANHEDIYKLGLGYEMPCLAVDAMDPEKVAEAAYEAIERARRGDGPTFIEARTYRFRGHSMSDAEPYRSKDEVAIAKKDDPIELIKARILENNWATEEELEATDNKSRDFVEECIEFMENSPYPTAEKIYEYVYAQEDYPFLDKLEN; encoded by the coding sequence ATGAAAGAATTTTCTAAAGAGGTATACCTGAAGTGGTATGAAGATATGACAATGTGGAGAAGGTTTGAAGACAAATGCCGTTCTCTTTATTTAAAACAAAAAATCAGAGGTTTTTTACATTTGTACAACGGTCAGGAAGCTATTCCGGCTGGTTTTACGCATGCAATGGATTTAACTAAAGACAGCATGATCACTGCTTACAGATGTCACATTCATCCGATGGCAATGGGAGTAGACCCAAAAAGAATCATGGCAGAACTTTGTGGTAAAGCTACAGGTACTTCAGGAGGTATGGGTGGATCTATGCACATTTTTAGTAAAGAACACAGATTTTACGGAGGTCATGGTATTGTAGGAGGTCAAATTCCTTTGGGAGCAGGTATTGCTTTTGCAGATAAATATTTCGACAGAAAAGCGGTAAACATCTGTTTCTTCGGAGACGGTGCTGCAAGACAAGGTTCTCTTCACGAAACTTTCAACATGGCAATGAACTGGAAACTTCCGGTAGTATTTGTGGTTGAAAACAATCAATATGCGATGGGAACTTCTGTAAAAAGAACTGCTAATCACGAAGATATCTACAAACTAGGATTAGGTTACGAAATGCCTTGTTTAGCCGTTGATGCAATGGATCCTGAGAAAGTGGCTGAAGCTGCTTACGAAGCTATTGAAAGAGCTAGAAGAGGAGACGGACCGACTTTCATTGAAGCAAGAACGTACCGTTTCAGAGGTCACTCAATGTCTGATGCTGAGCCTTACAGATCTAAGGATGAAGTTGCTATTGCAAAAAAAGACGATCCAATAGAATTAATCAAAGCGAGAATCTTAGAAAACAACTGGGCAACTGAAGAAGAATTGGAAGCTACAGATAACAAATCAAGAGACTTTGTAGAAGAGTGCATCGAGTTTATGGAAAATTCTCCATACCCGACCGCAGAAAAAATCTACGAGTATGTTTACGCTCAGGAAGATTATCCATTCTTAGACAAATTAGAAAACTAA
- a CDS encoding GLPGLI family protein — protein MKKIIFGLLSFLGIATYSQNQRFSYEYKFVRDSTEKDKAETEVMLLNVFSKGSQFYSKDTFDSDSIINEEFKKQSKGGSMDINLTGFKAKGKVRYQIEKNYPDYSVNFFTQLGSSEYMIQESRKIDWKILPENEKVGEFNTQKATCNYVGRVWTAWFTTDIPIQDGPHKFHGLPGLIVKLEDKTKSHTYELKGVRKFSNENEWKSFKDKERYEPLIVLNDKKYKKVYLDNRADPNKGLRSLLAEGGKVEMKDASGKIMDTNQIMKDREKKQVEANKKNNNPLELDLLK, from the coding sequence ATGAAGAAAATTATTTTCGGATTGCTTTCTTTTTTAGGCATCGCAACCTACTCCCAAAATCAGCGATTTTCTTATGAATATAAATTTGTAAGAGATTCCACAGAAAAAGATAAAGCTGAAACTGAAGTGATGCTTTTAAATGTTTTTTCTAAAGGTTCTCAGTTTTACAGTAAAGATACTTTTGATTCTGATTCAATCATTAATGAGGAATTTAAAAAACAGTCTAAAGGTGGAAGTATGGACATAAATTTAACTGGATTTAAGGCAAAAGGAAAAGTGAGATATCAAATTGAGAAAAATTATCCTGATTATTCTGTAAACTTTTTCACACAGTTGGGTTCTTCGGAATATATGATCCAAGAATCTAGAAAAATAGATTGGAAAATATTGCCTGAAAATGAAAAAGTGGGTGAGTTTAACACTCAGAAAGCAACTTGCAACTATGTCGGTAGAGTTTGGACTGCTTGGTTTACTACAGACATCCCAATTCAGGATGGGCCACACAAATTTCATGGTTTACCTGGTTTAATTGTAAAATTGGAAGACAAAACAAAATCTCATACTTATGAACTGAAAGGGGTGAGGAAATTCAGTAATGAAAATGAATGGAAAAGTTTCAAAGACAAAGAAAGGTATGAGCCATTAATTGTTTTAAATGATAAAAAATACAAGAAAGTTTATTTGGATAATAGGGCAGATCCTAATAAAGGATTAAGAAGTCTTTTAGCAGAAGGCGGGAAAGTTGAAATGAAAGATGCTTCTGGAAAGATCATGGATACCAATCAAATAATGAAGGACAGAGAAAAAAAACAGGTTGAAGCAAACAAGAAAAATAATAATCCGCTGGAATTAGACTTATTAAAATAA
- a CDS encoding sterol desaturase family protein yields MNFLIVVATFFIMEGITWMVHKYIMHGFLWTLHRDHHDHSNEGDLERNDYFFAIFAIPTIALMYYGTINNFNAYFYIAIGITLYGMAYFFVHDIFIHQRFKFLRDTQNPYLLAIRRAHKQHHKHTGKEMGECFGFLWVPVKYFKMYFNKNKK; encoded by the coding sequence ATGAATTTTCTAATAGTTGTTGCAACATTTTTCATCATGGAGGGCATTACGTGGATGGTTCATAAATATATAATGCATGGTTTTTTGTGGACGCTTCATAGAGATCATCACGACCACAGCAACGAAGGAGACTTAGAAAGAAATGATTATTTCTTTGCAATTTTTGCAATCCCAACAATTGCTCTGATGTATTACGGCACAATCAATAATTTCAATGCTTACTTCTATATCGCTATCGGGATTACATTATACGGAATGGCATATTTTTTCGTTCACGACATCTTTATCCATCAACGTTTTAAATTTCTCAGAGACACCCAAAATCCTTATTTATTGGCTATAAGACGTGCTCATAAACAACATCACAAGCATACTGGGAAGGAAATGGGAGAATGTTTCGGGTTTTTGTGGGTTCCTGTGAAATATTTTAAAATGTATTTTAATAAAAACAAAAAGTAA